One genomic segment of Porphyromonadaceae bacterium W3.11 includes these proteins:
- a CDS encoding DUF805 domain-containing protein, translated as MKSKETKITYWDGVKRGFKGILNFEGTSGVKEYFSYISMLFMLTVVLFILTFRLVEISNEHATSVVEGFFWGFTVLSLAATFRRFQDIGKSGLLAFVIPAAFYFTIIISNHPFEWSQIVYYACVGIITYCVVLLMQRRREDKEY; from the coding sequence ATGAAAAGTAAGGAGACAAAAATAACCTATTGGGATGGGGTGAAGAGGGGATTTAAAGGGATCTTAAATTTTGAGGGAACTTCAGGCGTGAAGGAGTACTTTAGCTATATCTCTATGCTATTTATGCTGACGGTGGTACTCTTTATTCTTACTTTTAGATTGGTGGAGATCTCCAATGAGCATGCCACCAGTGTGGTGGAGGGGTTCTTTTGGGGATTTACAGTTTTGAGTCTAGCCGCTACTTTTCGTAGATTCCAAGACATTGGTAAGTCGGGACTATTGGCATTTGTTATACCAGCAGCCTTTTACTTCACAATCATTATCAGTAACCATCCATTTGAGTGGAGCCAGATAGTTTATTACGCTTGTGTCGGTATCATTACCTATTGTGTGGTTTTGCTGATGCAGCGTCGGAGAGAAGATAAAGAATACTAG
- a CDS encoding SIS domain-containing protein — MEKGQISDYTNIEKLGALLKEEARVISNIPIDEGYHDAVELILKHVHQLGGKLITSGMGKAGQVAGNIATTFCSTGTPATFLHPSEAQHGDLGIITKNDLLLIISNSGKTREILELVDLARRFIPNIPYICITGNKENILAEQANVILYTGGQPEICPLGLTPTTSTTAMTVIGDLLVVSTMSAIGFTEDEYSKRHHGGYLGAISRRKNAL, encoded by the coding sequence ATGGAAAAAGGTCAGATATCAGATTATACAAATATAGAGAAACTGGGAGCCCTTCTTAAGGAAGAGGCTAGGGTCATCAGCAATATCCCTATTGACGAGGGTTACCATGATGCCGTGGAACTGATCCTAAAGCACGTGCACCAGTTAGGTGGCAAACTAATCACAAGCGGGATGGGCAAAGCCGGACAGGTTGCGGGTAATATAGCCACCACATTCTGCTCAACTGGTACTCCTGCTACGTTCTTACACCCAAGTGAAGCTCAGCATGGAGATCTCGGTATCATTACTAAGAATGACCTACTCTTAATCATCTCTAATTCAGGAAAGACTCGTGAAATCTTAGAATTGGTAGATTTAGCACGCAGATTCATCCCAAACATCCCGTATATCTGTATTACTGGAAATAAAGAGAATATCCTAGCAGAGCAGGCGAATGTCATATTATATACTGGTGGTCAACCTGAGATATGTCCTCTGGGACTGACACCTACCACTAGCACTACCGCGATGACCGTCATTGGAGACTTGTTAGTCGTCAGTACGATGAGTGCTATCGGATTCACTGAGGATGAATACTCCAAACGTCATCATGGCGGATATCTTGGAGCTATATCCAGAAGAAAAAACGCTCTCTAG
- a CDS encoding pitrilysin family protein: protein MTTYITYTLPNGLRVALLPTHSKVAYCGFAIRSGSRDDPEAYPGLAHFVEHMLFKGTKHRKAWHIINRMELVGGELNAYTTKDNTFVYTSAPKRDLVRSIELLNDIIRNSIYPQKELEKERVVVADEINLYKDSPSEQIYDDFEEYLFSDNSLGHPILGAYESLMRMSSETCRSYAAQAFVPEKMIFFCMGQITEKRFSYLVEKYLSDPFEAKTITNRGTEKIEVTHFDKKIETQTFQAHTLIGGEAPRLIDHQRTEASVLLNILAGSSMNCRLSVLLREQKGWVYGVESGLSVLPDVGWWQLYFGSDPIHAIPALETTLKELESIKKNSITPTALRAWVKQLKGQAAMATENSESTFLNFGRQLLLKGKYDDLEMMYKRLDGVTLESLHEVANMIFHERNISTLIYEGKEE, encoded by the coding sequence TTGACAACATACATAACATATACCCTACCGAATGGTTTACGAGTAGCACTTTTGCCTACCCATAGCAAGGTTGCATACTGTGGCTTTGCTATTCGAAGTGGTAGCCGTGATGATCCAGAAGCTTATCCTGGCTTGGCTCATTTTGTCGAACATATGCTTTTCAAGGGGACCAAGCATCGTAAAGCTTGGCATATCATTAATCGAATGGAGTTAGTCGGGGGGGAATTAAATGCTTATACGACTAAGGATAATACTTTTGTATATACCTCCGCTCCAAAACGAGATTTAGTTCGGAGTATTGAGCTACTTAATGACATCATCCGAAACTCAATCTATCCCCAAAAAGAGCTTGAGAAGGAGAGGGTCGTCGTCGCAGATGAGATTAATCTATATAAGGACTCTCCCTCGGAGCAGATTTATGATGACTTTGAGGAGTATCTATTCTCAGATAATAGTTTGGGTCACCCTATATTAGGGGCCTATGAGAGCTTGATGCGAATGAGTAGCGAAACGTGTAGAAGCTACGCAGCACAGGCTTTTGTACCTGAGAAGATGATATTCTTCTGTATGGGACAAATCACAGAGAAGAGATTTTCGTACTTAGTTGAAAAGTACTTGTCAGACCCCTTCGAGGCTAAGACCATTACCAATAGGGGTACAGAAAAGATAGAAGTGACTCACTTTGATAAAAAGATAGAGACACAGACATTCCAGGCACATACATTAATCGGTGGGGAAGCTCCACGTCTCATTGATCATCAGCGTACCGAGGCCTCCGTATTGCTCAATATCTTAGCAGGGTCAAGTATGAATTGTCGGCTCAGTGTGCTGCTTAGAGAGCAGAAAGGTTGGGTTTATGGTGTTGAATCTGGTTTGTCCGTCCTACCTGATGTAGGTTGGTGGCAGTTATACTTTGGAAGTGACCCTATTCACGCTATACCGGCACTTGAGACCACGCTCAAGGAGTTAGAGTCCATCAAGAAAAATAGTATCACCCCAACAGCCCTAAGGGCTTGGGTTAAGCAGCTGAAAGGTCAGGCTGCAATGGCGACGGAGAATAGTGAATCGACATTCCTTAACTTTGGACGGCAGTTATTGCTCAAAGGTAAATATGATGATCTCGAAATGATGTACAAGCGATTGGATGGAGTTACATTAGAGAGCCTGCATGAGGTCGCCAACATGATTTTTCATGAAAGAAATATATCCACCCTTATCTATGAGGGAAAAGAAGAATAA
- a CDS encoding M28 family peptidase, which yields MNKSVLWFVVCVVTTALVLTSCHDDKKGSEKEKESTKEVVEPSPFIADNAYKHIEKQVNFGPRVPNSDAHKACSAYLIDELKKQSLEVHEQEMVLTAYDGTLLNAVNIIGSYRPELERRIMIFAHWDTRPVADHDDNPSMTKKPIDGADDGASGPGVMLELARLLNIVGLNNIGVDLIFFDAEDYGVPVGVDYKGNSEETWALGTQYWTRNLHKEGYAPEFGILLDMVGAEDATFYREYFSQESAGTYVTKIWQVAEERGLQKFFVNKMGGAITDDHFFVIKNLRIPCVDIINYDPNTVNGFGEHWHTHNDNIERISVETLQAVGETVWQVLLDLDQSSL from the coding sequence ATGAATAAAAGTGTATTATGGTTTGTCGTGTGTGTCGTCACTACCGCTCTGGTATTGACTTCATGTCACGACGATAAAAAAGGGAGTGAAAAAGAGAAAGAATCGACTAAGGAGGTGGTAGAGCCATCTCCGTTCATTGCTGATAATGCTTATAAGCATATAGAGAAACAAGTGAATTTTGGTCCTAGGGTACCCAATAGCGACGCTCATAAAGCTTGCTCAGCGTACTTGATAGATGAATTGAAGAAGCAATCACTCGAGGTTCATGAGCAGGAGATGGTCCTAACAGCTTATGATGGCACTTTATTAAACGCCGTTAATATTATTGGTAGTTATCGTCCTGAGTTGGAGCGAAGAATAATGATTTTTGCTCACTGGGATACTAGACCTGTGGCAGATCATGATGATAACCCGAGTATGACTAAGAAACCTATAGATGGTGCTGATGACGGTGCCAGTGGTCCTGGCGTGATGCTGGAGCTAGCAAGATTGCTAAATATAGTGGGCTTAAATAACATTGGAGTAGATCTGATTTTCTTCGATGCTGAGGATTATGGTGTGCCTGTAGGTGTAGATTATAAAGGGAATAGTGAAGAGACCTGGGCTCTAGGAACACAATATTGGACACGTAACCTACATAAGGAGGGTTACGCTCCAGAGTTTGGGATTTTACTTGACATGGTGGGTGCAGAAGATGCTACCTTTTATCGCGAATATTTTTCCCAAGAGTCTGCTGGTACTTATGTGACTAAGATATGGCAGGTAGCCGAGGAGAGAGGACTTCAGAAATTTTTTGTCAATAAGATGGGTGGGGCCATCACTGATGACCACTTTTTTGTGATTAAGAACCTGAGGATTCCCTGCGTGGATATAATCAATTACGATCCAAATACCGTGAATGGGTTTGGAGAGCACTGGCATACTCATAATGATAATATAGAGAGGATAAGTGTAGAAACTTTACAGGCTGTAGGGGAGACCGTATGGCAAGTTTTACTGGATTTAGACCAATCTTCGCTATAA
- the ribH gene encoding 6,7-dimethyl-8-ribityllumazine synthase, whose protein sequence is MSTTDLSKYDPSAVPSGKKKRFSIIVSEWNSEVTNGLLKGAIETLIKHDVREKDIFVSYVPGSFELIYAAAKTRAKSTNKCDAIIVLGSVVRGETPHFDYISQSVMINIGHLNMYQQFPGLDNLIPVINGVLTTDDMQQALDRSGGRLGNKGVECAITALKMVDYK, encoded by the coding sequence ATGTCAACTACAGATTTAAGTAAATACGATCCTAGTGCTGTGCCATCAGGCAAGAAAAAACGCTTTTCTATAATAGTATCCGAGTGGAATAGCGAGGTTACTAATGGACTACTTAAGGGTGCTATCGAAACTCTTATCAAGCATGATGTTCGCGAAAAAGATATATTTGTTTCGTACGTGCCTGGTAGTTTTGAGCTTATATATGCTGCTGCTAAGACTAGAGCGAAATCAACAAACAAATGTGATGCTATCATAGTACTTGGAAGTGTAGTCCGTGGAGAGACTCCACATTTTGACTATATCTCTCAGAGTGTTATGATTAATATCGGTCACCTTAATATGTATCAGCAATTTCCAGGACTAGATAATCTCATACCAGTCATTAATGGTGTATTGACAACTGATGATATGCAGCAAGCTCTTGATCGATCTGGAGGGAGACTTGGTAATAAAGGAGTGGAGTGTGCTATCACAGCTCTAAAGATGGTTGATTATAAGTAA
- the cas2 gene encoding CRISPR-associated endonuclease Cas2 has protein sequence MSRFEEYRIMWVLVFFDLPTETKKEKRAYADFRKNLLDDGFRMFQFSIYLRHCASRENAQVHINRVKKCIPSNGHVGILCITDKQFGSMELFIAKKPKQTPLPFKQLELF, from the coding sequence ATGTCACGATTTGAAGAATATAGAATTATGTGGGTCCTAGTTTTTTTTGATTTGCCAACAGAAACAAAGAAAGAAAAGAGAGCTTACGCAGACTTCCGAAAAAACCTCCTAGATGATGGATTCAGAATGTTTCAGTTTTCCATATATCTACGTCACTGTGCTAGTCGTGAAAATGCTCAGGTACATATCAATAGAGTAAAAAAATGTATCCCATCTAACGGACATGTCGGGATACTATGCATCACGGATAAGCAATTTGGGAGCATGGAACTCTTTATCGCAAAGAAACCCAAGCAAACACCTCTACCATTTAAGCAGTTAGAGCTCTTTTAG
- the cas1 gene encoding type II CRISPR-associated endonuclease Cas1: protein MIKKTVYFGNPAYLSLKNNQLVIKIPAVEKSKEFTESFKEESTRRIPIEDIGILILDHKQITLTHALMEKLLEHNCALITCDSKRMPTGLLLPLTGNSIQTERYRYQIEASIPLKKQLWQQTVEAKIGNQAHVLSRTTGITTKKMERWQRTVKSGDSDNHEAQAAVYYWANLFPKIDSFVRNRDGIPPNNLLNYGYAILRATVARALVASGLLPSLGIHHRNKYNAYCLADDIMEPYRPFVDLVVIELMHKTSDISTITQDHKCHLLSIPTLDVIIQEKRSPLMIAVQQTTASLAQCYMGELRRIKYPTFI, encoded by the coding sequence ATGATTAAGAAAACCGTATACTTTGGCAATCCCGCTTATCTCTCACTAAAGAATAATCAATTAGTGATTAAAATTCCTGCGGTCGAAAAGAGTAAAGAGTTTACTGAATCATTTAAGGAAGAGAGTACCCGACGTATCCCCATTGAGGACATCGGGATACTCATCCTTGATCACAAACAGATAACATTGACACATGCCCTAATGGAGAAATTATTAGAGCATAATTGCGCCCTTATTACATGTGACAGCAAGCGAATGCCTACGGGATTACTACTACCTCTAACAGGAAATAGTATCCAGACCGAGAGATATCGCTATCAGATTGAAGCCTCTATTCCACTAAAGAAACAGCTATGGCAGCAAACCGTTGAAGCAAAGATTGGTAATCAAGCACATGTCTTATCACGTACTACAGGAATCACGACCAAAAAGATGGAGCGATGGCAAAGGACAGTTAAGAGTGGCGACTCTGATAATCATGAAGCACAAGCTGCAGTCTATTATTGGGCAAATCTCTTTCCTAAGATAGATAGCTTTGTAAGAAATAGAGACGGAATACCCCCAAATAATCTACTCAATTATGGATATGCTATTTTACGTGCCACCGTAGCAAGAGCTTTAGTAGCCAGTGGTCTGTTACCATCATTAGGCATTCACCATCGAAATAAATACAATGCTTACTGTCTTGCAGATGATATAATGGAGCCATACCGACCATTTGTAGATTTGGTAGTCATTGAGTTGATGCATAAGACATCAGATATCTCTACCATTACCCAAGATCATAAATGTCATTTGTTAAGCATTCCTACTCTAGATGTCATCATCCAAGAGAAAAGGAGCCCCTTAATGATAGCAGTCCAACAAACGACTGCATCATTAGCCCAATGTTACATGGGTGAACTACGTAGAATAAAATATCCAACATTTATTTGA